From Neobacillus sp. PS2-9, the proteins below share one genomic window:
- a CDS encoding Wzz/FepE/Etk N-terminal domain-containing protein: MEETISLKELLETLKKRLLLIVSITIIAGLVSGIISFYVLTPIYQASTQILVNQAKNDQSMYNSGELQTNLQLINTYNVIITSPAILDIVSKELNLDMTAAQLKEKITVGSEKDSQVVNLSVQDPDAELAAQIANKTAEVFKNEIENIMKVDNVSILAKADVTENPSPIKPRPLLNIATAIVVGLMAGVGLAFLLEYFNNTIKNEQDIEKILELPILGVIAAIEDQKLDEWKKRRASRNTTVRGETLGS; the protein is encoded by the coding sequence ATGGAAGAGACTATCAGTTTAAAAGAGTTACTTGAAACGTTGAAAAAACGATTGCTCCTAATCGTATCAATAACAATCATTGCAGGATTAGTCAGTGGAATTATAAGCTTTTACGTGCTAACCCCGATTTATCAAGCTTCTACACAGATTCTCGTGAACCAAGCGAAAAATGACCAAAGCATGTACAATTCTGGTGAATTACAAACCAATCTACAATTAATTAATACCTATAACGTCATCATAACAAGCCCCGCGATCTTAGATATTGTATCAAAAGAACTGAATTTAGATATGACCGCAGCTCAATTAAAGGAAAAGATTACCGTTGGTAGTGAAAAGGATTCCCAGGTTGTGAACCTATCTGTTCAGGACCCGGATGCAGAATTAGCTGCCCAAATTGCGAACAAAACAGCAGAAGTGTTTAAAAATGAAATTGAGAACATCATGAAAGTGGATAACGTCAGCATTTTAGCGAAAGCAGATGTGACTGAAAATCCATCACCTATTAAACCACGTCCACTATTAAATATTGCGACTGCCATTGTAGTTGGTTTAATGGCCGGTGTCGGACTTGCGTTCTTACTAGAATACTTTAATAACACAATTAAAAATGAGCAGGATATTGAAAAAATACTAGAGCTTCCAATCCTAGGTGTTATTGCGGCGATTGAAGACCAAAAGCTAGATGAATGGAAGAAACGTAGAGCATCAAGAAATACAACAGTTAGAGGTGAGACCCTTGGCTCTTAA
- a CDS encoding CBO0543 family protein: MRLEWWILLAVWILTTGMLFFIPKKKIRLAVTAFLFKQGITWIFGLIVVEYGMLTYPVRLFADVNRSSFTYEFYVYPAVCAMFNVFYPYARSKLIQFLYYCAYCTVLTVPEIFLEKYTDLIHYLNWAWYWTWITLFLTFAATRWFCVWFFKGIEKEMDDSAIHQD; this comes from the coding sequence ATGAGACTAGAATGGTGGATTTTACTCGCGGTTTGGATCCTAACGACCGGAATGCTTTTCTTTATCCCAAAAAAGAAAATTCGCCTAGCTGTAACCGCCTTCTTATTCAAACAAGGAATCACATGGATCTTTGGTTTAATTGTCGTTGAGTATGGAATGCTAACGTACCCAGTACGGCTATTTGCAGACGTCAATCGCTCAAGCTTTACCTATGAGTTTTACGTCTATCCGGCTGTTTGTGCGATGTTCAATGTGTTCTACCCGTACGCGCGGAGCAAGCTCATCCAGTTCCTATACTACTGTGCTTACTGCACCGTCTTGACCGTACCGGAAATCTTTCTCGAAAAATATACCGATTTAATCCACTACCTGAACTGGGCCTGGTACTGGACATGGATTACGCTATTCCTCACCTTTGCCGCAACAAGGTGGTTTTGTGTATGGTTTTTCAAGGGGATTGAAAAAGAGATGGATGATAGTGCAATACACCAAGATTAG
- a CDS encoding CBO0543 family protein encodes MSRDYIVIILMWVIGILAYLFLTPKNRYRKVLFALILCQAFVWVSSLLHVKYHLLAFPVRELPKATDVLVTTEYFFYPLLSGFYIIFEPKRSLIIRSLYLSLWISGLTLMDVMLEKYTNLIEYVQYSWYLTWIDFFCIFAVTNLIYQWFFKDRAHLHVDREAVK; translated from the coding sequence ATGTCTAGAGATTACATAGTCATCATTCTAATGTGGGTAATAGGAATACTAGCATACCTATTCCTTACGCCAAAAAACCGATACAGAAAAGTCCTATTCGCCCTTATTCTCTGTCAGGCCTTTGTATGGGTGAGCTCGCTATTACATGTGAAATATCACCTTCTGGCCTTCCCGGTCCGTGAACTTCCGAAAGCCACCGATGTACTTGTCACAACCGAGTATTTCTTTTACCCACTTCTATCTGGGTTTTATATCATTTTTGAGCCAAAGCGATCACTCATCATTCGCTCCCTCTATTTGTCACTATGGATCTCAGGTCTGACCCTAATGGACGTCATGCTGGAAAAATATACGAACCTCATTGAGTACGTCCAGTATAGCTGGTACCTGACCTGGATAGATTTCTTTTGTATATTTGCCGTCACGAACCTCATCTACCAATGGTTCTTTAAAGACAGGGCCCATTTGCATGTGGATAGGGAGGCTGTCAAATGA
- a CDS encoding CpsD/CapB family tyrosine-protein kinase has product MALKKKKNVTSTNSSRKLITAIAPKSPISEQYRTIRTNIQYSSIDSEIRAMMVTSSGPGEGKSTTAANLAVTFAQLGKKVLLVDGDLRKPTVHHTFAVNNQVGFTTVLTKQASLEKAVVETEEQDLYILTSGPIPPNPAELLSSKSMELFIEEAKQNFDYVIFDTPPLLAVADPQILANQCDGSILVVYSERTEIDQAKKSKELLENAKGKLLGVVLNHKELKNNDYYYYYGAK; this is encoded by the coding sequence TTGGCTCTTAAAAAGAAAAAAAACGTAACAAGCACCAACTCTAGTCGTAAGCTGATTACAGCGATTGCTCCAAAGTCACCGATTTCTGAGCAATACCGTACGATTCGGACTAATATACAATACTCCTCGATAGACAGTGAAATAAGAGCGATGATGGTTACTTCTTCCGGACCAGGAGAAGGAAAGTCCACTACTGCGGCAAACTTAGCGGTAACATTTGCTCAGCTTGGAAAAAAAGTACTTTTAGTTGATGGTGATCTCCGTAAACCAACCGTTCATCATACGTTTGCAGTAAACAATCAGGTGGGGTTCACTACTGTTTTAACGAAACAGGCTTCACTTGAAAAAGCAGTAGTAGAAACAGAAGAGCAGGACTTGTATATCTTAACAAGTGGACCGATTCCACCAAATCCAGCGGAGCTATTAAGCTCGAAATCGATGGAGCTGTTTATTGAAGAAGCAAAACAGAACTTTGATTATGTGATATTCGATACGCCGCCATTGTTAGCTGTGGCCGATCCGCAGATTCTTGCTAATCAGTGTGATGGCTCGATTTTAGTAGTATATAGTGAAAGAACTGAAATAGATCAAGCGAAGAAGAGTAAGGAACTACTTGAAAATGCAAAAGGCAAGCTGCTTGGCGTGGTACTAAACCATAAAGAATTAAAGAACAATGATTATTACTATT